The DNA region GCTGGCCTATGCCCGCCGCCTCACGGCCATGCTGGGCCACGACGAGCCGGTGGGTCCCATGGTGCCCGCCGCGCGCTCGGCCGCCGCCGTTTTCGGCTGGACCTGGGCGGTCCTGCAGTTGCAGTTGACGCGTCCCCTCTACAGCCTGTTCGGCACCGACGTCATGCGCGAACACCCGAAGGCCGCGCTGGCCCTCGTCGTCCTGCCCTTGCTGCCCGCCCTGGTGGCCTTTGTCGCCGCGGCCAAGCCGCTGGCCGACCTGCAGCCCTGGCGCGCCGCGCCGGGCCGGGCCATCCTGGCCGCCCTGTGCGCTTTCGTCTCGGCCCAGCTCGTCCACGCCGCGGTGGCGCTGGGCCTGGCCTACACCCTGGGGCTGGCGCTGCTGTCGCAGATCGGCATGGTGAGCGGCGCCGTCGTATTGCTGCTGATCTATCTGGTGGCGCTGGTGCCCCTGAGCCGCCTGTTCCTGCGCCTGTTCTACCGAAGCGAGGCCAGCGCGGGAGCGCCGGCCACGCTGTCGAACGCCAGCGTGGACTGAGCCCCTGAGCCCCTAAGCCCCGGCGGGCCGGCGCCGGCCCGCAAGAAAAGAATTCTTATCGCGCCCGTTCCAGCGGTTCGGTCGCCTGGACCAGCCAGTCGCGGGCCGCGCCCTCGACGTGGGGCAGCAGGCGCTCGCGCACCTCGGCGTGATAGGCGTCCAGCCAGGCGGCCTCGTCGGCCGCCAGCAGCGCGCGGTCGATGCAGCGCGTGTCGATCGGGCACAGCGTCAAGGTCTCGAAGGCCAGGAATTCGCCCAGTTCGGTGGTCTGCCAGGGCCGGTTGCAGACCAGGTTCTCGATGCGCACGCCCCAGCGCCCCGGCCGGTAGAGCCCGGGCTCGTTGGACGTGATCATGCCCGGCTCCATGGCCGTGTGCGGCCCCGCCGGCGCGCGATGCGAGATCACCTGCGGGCCCTCGTGCACGTTCAGGAAATATCCCACGCCGTGGCCCGTGCCATGGCCATATTCCGCGCCGCCCGCCCAGATCGGCGCGCGCGCGATGGCGTCGAGCATGGGCGAGAACACGCCGCGCGGGAAACGCGCGCGCGACAGGGCGACCATGCCCTTGAGCACCAGGGTGTAGTCGCGCTTCTGCTCGGCGGTGGGCGCGCCCACCGCCACCACGCGCGTGATGTCGGTGGTGCCGCCCACGTACTGGGCGCCCGAATCGATCAGCAGCAGGCCGTCGCCGGCAATGGTCGCGTGCGACTGCGCGGTGGCGCGGTAGTGCGGCATGGCGCCGTTGGCGTTGAAACCCGCGATGGTGCCGAAGCTCAGCGAGACGAAGCCCGGCTTGCGCGCGCGCGCCGCGCTGAGCACCTCGTCGACCGTCAGCTCCGTCACGGTCTCGCCGCGCGCCAGGGCCGCCTCGAACCAGGCGAAGAATTCGCACAGGGCGGCGCCGTCCTGCTCCATGGCGGCGCGCACGTGCGCCAGCTCGGCGTCGGTCTTGCGCGACTTGGCCAGCGTGCTGGGATTGATCGCCTCGATGCGCCGCGCCGACGGCGGCAGCGCGGCCAGCACGCCCACCGTCACGCGGGCCGGATCGACCAGCACCGCGGCATCGTCCATCGCCGCCAGGGCGGCGGGCAGCTCGGCGTAGGGCCGCACGGCCACGCCGTCGGCCCG from Bordetella genomosp. 10 includes:
- a CDS encoding aminopeptidase P family protein, producing the protein MTRPTPSASPSSAADARIAALRHEMAARGVSACIVPSADPHLSEYLPARWQGRQWLSGFTGSVGTLVVTADFAGLWVDSRYWVQAEAQLAGTCVSLMKIAAVGVPGHVDWLAAHLPKGARAAVDGQVLSLGAFQALSSALGPRGVTLDIGQDVLDAVWPGRPGLPEGKVYEHLAPYACVTRAGKLRGVREAMRARQANAHLVSSLDDIAWLFNLRGADVEYNPVFVAHALVTDSAATLFVALGKVDAALQAALRADGVAVRPYAELPAALAAMDDAAVLVDPARVTVGVLAALPPSARRIEAINPSTLAKSRKTDAELAHVRAAMEQDGAALCEFFAWFEAALARGETVTELTVDEVLSAARARKPGFVSLSFGTIAGFNANGAMPHYRATAQSHATIAGDGLLLIDSGAQYVGGTTDITRVVAVGAPTAEQKRDYTLVLKGMVALSRARFPRGVFSPMLDAIARAPIWAGGAEYGHGTGHGVGYFLNVHEGPQVISHRAPAGPHTAMEPGMITSNEPGLYRPGRWGVRIENLVCNRPWQTTELGEFLAFETLTLCPIDTRCIDRALLAADEAAWLDAYHAEVRERLLPHVEGAARDWLVQATEPLERAR